The Musa acuminata AAA Group cultivar baxijiao chromosome BXJ2-5, Cavendish_Baxijiao_AAA, whole genome shotgun sequence genomic interval AGCCGAAACCCTAACGTCTATTTTTATTCTTCCTCTCCTATTGCTACCACTACTCCAATGGCGGAAGCGAGGAGAGGAACCGAGGCGCCAGCGGCGCAAAGATGAAGTGCATGCACCACCCGTACGAGGACGGCCCGGGCGTCTGCGCCTCCTGCCTCCGCGATCGCCTCCTCGCCCTAGTCGCTCCCCGAACGGAGTACTCGCTCGGCCATCCCTCCACGCCGCAGCCACGGCCTCTTCCCCTCCCCCTACCCCCCTCGGCCTGTCGCAGGGAACCTGACGCCTCCGCTCCCAACCACAATCTCTCCTTCGGTGCTCCTGAGGTTGGGCCTTCCTCCTCCGCTAGCCGGCGGTCCGGCTCCGGCAAGCTTTGTATCCTGTCCATCCTCTTCGGCCACCACCCAAAATCCGAGGAACCGAAGCGAGATACGAAGCGCCCCAAGTCCCCGATATCAAGTCAGTGGGTCCCAACGCTCACCCACGGCCGCCGGAAGAAGAAGATATCACGGCTGTTCCGGGGGCGGTAGTGGCTGGACGGCCGAGAATGTACTGCCGCGGGGGGAACCAGGAGCTGTCGCCCAAACCCATGGTTTCCGTGACGTAAAGCTGGAACAGGACGGAGTCACCAGGTGGGATGTGGTGGCGCTCGACGCCCTACTTCCGGCGGGAGACACCGCGaagcaccaccaccgccaccggcGCAGACTTGGCCGGGTTCGCCATGTGCCTCAACCCGCTGGTGCGGCCGAGCCCCGGCCGGCGACAGATCCTGGATTTTCGGAGATATTCAGAGGGCGCTTTGCCAGCGCGACCACCAGCCGGCAGTGAAGTGGCGTTGTGCCCTGACCGCTCGCGTAACCTGGCGGACGTGCGTGGATTTCGTCAACGCTTTGGCCCTATTATTGCGCGTTATTCACCGTCGTGCCATCTCTAATCTTGGCAAAGAAAAAACAAACATAACAACTTTCTGTTATTATTAAGTCTAATAGACCTCGTCGCTCTTTTGTTAAAGTCGGTGTATATGATTGTAATATTTTATTTCTCAATGGATTACAGTGCTAATTGTTTCATTTGTTGTAGTAATTACAGTATtaattttgcaaaaaaaaaatgacAGTATTAATTGTGCCTCTGCTTgcgttcaatatatatatatatatggaaatgTATAGTGGATTTCCTTTACCCTGTACATTAACGATGCTCCTAATAATTGACAGTTGTTTTGGTGTCTGAGATCAAAAGCTATTGTGATAATAAAGATGGAGTAAAAGATTTTTCGTCCCAAAAATGTTTGATTCGACCTAAGCAAGACAACATTTTTCTGTGTATTGATTAGAAATTAGAGTACGAGTCCACCTTGATAAATTTTCAGAAATACTTTTTTAACGAGATAAACAAAAAAATGGATGAGAAACTAATATTGCTATTTTGTTTGgtataaaattttatcaaataaatcaaagAAAGGAGATGAGGCATTCATTCTATAAAGGAAAAGAGCAAGAAAAATCAAGATTTAGAGTAACAGTGCATTCTGGAAACCAAGATCAAAAGAAGCTTTCATAAGCCACAAAAGAAGGGCCTCGCACCAAACACAACGAAGTTAGAACGAGAAATCACAGAGAAAAGCGAAGCAGCAACAAGGACCACCCCGGAAATGGCGCGCTTGCTTGAAGATAGAGAGAGGTGGGAGGATGAAAGAAATACCTGATTAAGGATGATGGAGGAATGACGAACACAAAGCATGAACCCCAAGTAGTAGCATCCGCCTTTTTCTCCCTCGTTTCCCACTCCACCTACGTCGAGGCTTATCGATGGGATCTTCGATCTTGGTTTACCCCTCGTCCCGGCATTGGTCGTCGTCGACCGTGGTCGACCGAGGGGAACAGAGGGCCCGGGTTTGGCGGTTATCTTGGGAGTAGAGAGGTGCTTGCTTTGGTAGTTTTTTTGGCGGATCGGTATTTTTATTGTAGTAAAAGAACATAGGAAACTGATGTGCCGTCTAGACCGATCCAACTTGATTTATCTGCCAATAGACATTTCTCCTCATGTAATCCCCAGTGAGTTATCCAAAATGGCGCCCCTATTTTAACTAACATTTAAAAATATCTCTCATcaatttcaatattttttttaaaaatctgtTATCATGTTTTGATCATCACAGTAAAAGTATTATGAATGATATAAATgaatttattgttgaatctcgtattttgatgatgaaactacttgatatatgtttatgatttaatctgcgttttgagtgacgcaggatgcctcgatcaggatgagacaattaaagcaggaaaatcatgttgtgctggaggaacatgtcagaagattggacgtcgggccgatggatcggtcgatgtatcgacagaaggcttcgagctgtggactcgggcatcgggccaagaagagcgggtattgtgccaaggatatcggagttgcggagccaactggccgattgggcaataggccgcaggaaaggacgatgcgccgaagaatcggacgaagcgtcgaaggaccaatgacatgccggacaacttggttaattgcttaggattaattgtctcgatcgaagttttgtttacatgtgcaggattaactacgatgaaagtaagacatgcagcaggagttacgtcggagtcatgacaatgatcacgttgggagttcgagagctcgacggaagttcggacaatcgtcggaggttctgcgggaacaaatccgagaagtccagaagcttgccaaaggagctcgtcggaacttgccaagtggatcgtcgcagtccaggagtttgccggaagtccgcaggagcatcaccgagggttcatcggatgatcaacggaagttcgccggaaactcgccggaagaaacaagtgacgcaccgaagcaagctgcagaatatgtcttaggaaataatcgtagttagcactttgattaagttagaaatgggaggtgatcccattagcttaatcctggggcaattgggcccctgaagaactcaaattgggtcgaatggttcaacccattcggacccaggttgctgtgggaggtgcaaccgcccaggcagggaggtagcaccgcccaggctatgtctcccagcgagattgggaggtgcaacctcctctgtcaggaggtagcaccgccagagctcaagtttcgagctctgccaggcggtgcaacctctccagtcaggcggtgcaaccgcctgagctcggtcttcgagctctggcagagcggtgcaaccgcccctgacagagaggtgcaaccgcctgggctcagtcctcgagctctgccaggcggtgcaacctctccagtcaggaggtgcaaccgcctgatcccggaattccgggatttgatcgttttgagctccaaatttgaactgggttggggtctataaataccccacccattcagcactgaaaagatacagacctacaccgaattcttgatcttttctgtgattctaagagctcaaatttgtgtaaagtccaaaagttctcctctttctattcttcaagtcttgagttgtaaagagaggagagaggttctgtaagggttgtctcctgagcccgtcaaaaggagtgaaactgtaaaagggcagttggccttcgcctattgaaggaaggcctctagttgacgtcggtgacctcgtcggtggaggaagccaaaagtggagtaggtcaagactgaccgaaccactctaaatctctggtttgcttttattttgagcactttatcattactgcaaacctcctacatagctactgctctctgcgcttttacgaacaagtttctaagttctgatctttccgaatctgcattcagacgtaaatcggtgttttcgtacgatctttacattgcagtttacatttacgttttgattctacttataattgcaaactatcttctgcgcttttatgaacgagtgtctaagttcagatctttccaaatctgagcttagacgtaaactgcgcttagacgcaaactgtgtttagacgcaaactgcgcttagatgcaatctgcgcttagacgcaaactgcgcttagatgcaaactgcgcttagacacaatctgcatttagacgcaaactgcatttagacgcaaactgcgtaaactgtgctcagacgcaaactgtgtttagacgtaaactgcacttaatcataagtaatcttagaatcggcttttgcatcaaaatagtttttatcgaacgaacgcagctttcgtttttaatcgctgaaagatttccgctgcactaattcacccccccccccctcttagttgctctcgatcctaacatttatgacttcagttaaagtaattttaaatcttaaaatttaatatcTTAATGGTCTATAAGTAATAACTATCAAAGAAATACAATATGATattagttttaatattttttaatattttatattattttcagcaTCTTATTAAAAATTCTATAACAGTTATCGGCGAACGTGAGTcaaatgaaatcaaaatatacTAGAAAACATTTGATATATTATACTAGGATTGAAATagttatttataatagtttaatatCACCCAAATAGAAACCAAAAATTAGTTTGTTATGGTATTTCGACCACCACAGTAGAAatgttataaattttatttaaaaatattataaacgatCCAAATAAACTTCTATaagctaaaaatataatattataatagataaCTAAAGAAGACAATATGATGTCACTTATAGTGTTCTTTAGTAGTTTTATAATATTCTTAACATgtcaataaaaatactataaatgttattaaaaaatattagagaTAAGCCAAATGAAGACATTATAATGGCTTAAAACTGATGAAGAAACTGGAGCATATtttgggaaaaaaataaaaaaatatattattatttacaacTCCCTCTGTACtatttataatcatatttaaaaaaatatttaatattttctaaattatccttttataaataaatttataccCTCTTTTCCtcatttttttctatttctttctCATCATCTTCTCCTCCGAGTCGATATCAAAAAGGAGCATGGTGCTAtaagtaataaataaataaaatcagtaATATCatgattgtaaataataaaataatattttatttttttatttataaatagtaaaaaagattGTCAATTGTAAAAAAAGCATGAATAGTAAGTTTCAAATGAAAAGGGGAGCTTTTTAAATGAaatcaccatatatatatatatatacattctaaTTGTTACACCGACGGGCTGTGATCTTGCAGTCACTTCACGGTCAACTAACGGACATTAAAATTTTAACAGTCAACTAACCAAGATGTGCATTAAACCGGTGAGCCGGTGAAATGTGGTGGTCATTAATGCCGCTATTAGAGTCACGAGGAGCCCTCATGCGTGCCTTACAAAACGTAGTTGCATATTGCATTGAGTGCTGGGCGTATCTGTATATGTACGTACGTGTCAACCTCATGCGTGCCTTACAAAACGTAGTTGCATATTGCATTGAGTGCTGGGCGTATCTGTATATGTACGTACGTGTCAACCTCATGCGTGCCTTACAAAACGTAGTTGCATATTGCATTGAGTGCTGGGCGTATCTGTATATGTACGTACGTGTCAACCTCATGCGTGCCTTACAAAACGTAGTTGCATATTGCATTGAGTGCTGGGCGTATCTGTATATGTACGTACGTGTCAACCTCATGCGTGCCTTACAAAACGTAGTCGCATATTGCATTGAGTGCTGGGCGTATCTGTATACGTACGTACATGTCAACATGAGAGCGTTCAGAGACGAAGGGACGGACGCACAAATTACATACTTTCATTCGCATGGGTGTCTTGTTAGATCCGGTTAATGCGAGTGAGTGGATCACGATTAAGTAACACAAGCTGCCTCATCATCGTCTGTGCTCTCACTAGCTTGTGAGCTTAATTGTCTTATTTTGTGATACGTGGTTGTTATTCATCATCAATGCATTTGTTTCTGGCAAAGCATTGTCACCCAAATCAGTAGTTCTTATTCCTCGTAGAGCAGGACAAAGAGAAGAAAAGGTGAACAAACTTGAAAGCTAACGCAGATGGAGGGTGATGGCCTGAGCAAGCAACGTGAGGTTGACGTAGTCATCAGCCGCATCACCCAGCTCCACCACTCCTACACAAGCTGAGGCCGCATCCAGGGCCACGAAGAGCACGGCTCCAGCGCTGGCATAGAACTTGGAGGCTATGGAATCCGCCGACCACCGCAAGGACGGGATCACGTTTGAGAAGATCAGCAGAGCAGCTTGGGCTCGTCTCCTGTCGTAGGAATTGCTCGCATTCTTCAGCAGCTCCTTGATATGTGACCTGATGACCGTGGCCTTGGCGATCGTCAGCTCCGCCGCGATGACGCCCAGGCCCTTGGCGTCAGCCTTGCTGCTCCTGAGGTCGGACTTGAGAGTTCTGATGCAGTATCCTTTGTCGACGTAGCTGTCCTGCACATATTCGCACACGTCTTCGATGGGAGAAGAGGAGATAGCTCGGATGAAGggtagcagaagaagaagaagaagaagcagagagaGGAACACGGAGGGCCTCATCTTGTTTTGCTGCCCTGGCCTCGGCGTGGTTTGCTTGAGTGAAGGTTATTTAATACGGGAAGAACACAGGTCACACAGTTCATTCAATATGGCAATTGTAATAATTTTCGTGGTGAATTTTCTACAATTATTTGACAGAAATAATCTTATAGTCGACACGTAGATTGCTTTTTTCCCGCTGTTCAGCACGACATGTGAAGGATTTTAAAGCCCGAAACCTTTTTTCTTCGCAATAACTCTCGGTGTCTCCATTGCAACCACCCCCGCTGCTTCCTCACTGCAAAGCTTTAATGCCCATCCATGGACTCGGTGCAATAAGAGGAACCACGGGTTGGTCGTGAACATTTAAGGAGGCTGTCCATAAATTATACGAAGGTAATTGTGGATAGTAAATCGATTTATGATTCGGTTGGGTGTAAATGTATAGATGAATGACTTCTTCATCCCTCACTGCACTCTCCCAACATTTACGACATTGTCGATCAAGATTTACTCTCCAATATCAATTTTATTCAAGACGTAGGCCAACAACATGTTTTCTCATAATAATCTCCATGCAAGTCGTTGTTAAGGTCAGAAATCGGCGTCCACTTTGCCTTGGACATTCTGTGAACACAGCAAACAAGAACACGATGATCTTATTCGAGATCGCGGTTTGGATGACAAGCACAaacatgcaaacatgggggaagGTAGCTTATGCCAATGCCTCTGCGAATCGCCTAGCCATGAGCATGAGATTGAAGACGCTGTCATTCTCCGTAGCCAGCACATGGCCCAGCAGCCCCTCGCAGCTCCCCGGGGCGAAAACAGGCGCCTCCATCATGGCCTTGGCGACACCGAAGTGCTTGGACGCCAAGAACTCCGCCGCCAGCTGCAGCGGCGGCAGTGCGTTGCGGTACAGTATCAAGCACGCCTCCAGCTTGTTCTTGGTGTAGGGGTTGGAGGCGTTGGCGTGCAGGGTCTCCAGCTTGGAAGTGGTGGCGTTGGCGTGGGCGATGGATAGGTCGATGGCGATGGCGCCGAGGCCTCGGAGATCTGCCGAACGGCTTCGAGGGTCGGCTTTTAGGGATTTCATGCAGAAGTGGTAGTCGATCGTCAGGTTGCAGGCTTTCTCCATCGTCTCGGTTGCAGAGGAGAGGCTTGAGAGGGCGAGGAACAGAATGAGAAGGAGACCGCAGGACACATCGTAGGGCCTCATTCTTCGCCACGGATCTCGTTTCAACTCGAGGGTTCGGACGAAATGATACGTTCATCGGTGAGCTGAATCCTTCGGCACGCAATATAAAGCTCGGGTTCTGTCGTCGTAGATGGTCCGTTGACAACGTGAGCTGCACGTGATACGAGCTCTGAGTCCTGAATTGGGCCGAGCTGAATCCGAGACCACTACCTAAGTTGAGTTGGTCGCCACCAAAACTGGCGGCGTACACGAATGACTGATGTCACGGTAGGGGCTTCGACTGCGGTCTGGGGATCAAAAAGTCCTCCTGGGGCCACAATAGATTTGCAGATATATATTGATGGGACGGACACCTTCAGGCTAAGTGATCATTAAGGTCTTCTTGATTCATCATGATCTATGAAGAGCGCCATCCATGGAAGCTGTTGATCGACATGAAATCTAAAGAATTCCTGACaagaaatatatgcaagttgaagGCTTGCAGGCAATAGGAGTTGGTGGTGCACATTGAAACACTACGGTACAGGCGTTGGTGGTGCCCTTCACGGATCATCACTGACTCGACTGATTCCATTTATTTCTCTTTcaaatcatcgtcatcatcatcatcatcatcatcatcatcccaaTACAACAGCACAAAACAAAGTTACAAGAATTCGAAGTCCCTCCTCCAATGCCAAACGTGAAACGCAGAACGATGAACACATGATCCTATCTCTCGGGAACCAGCGGCCGTTGTGGCCCACTGATGCCACTACAAGAAGCTTCTCTATGTGTTCCGGCTTGTGGGCCCTCCGGGTTTGATCGTCCAGAGGGAGACACGTCGGGGCCCGCGAGGACGTTTTCGTAGTTGTAGGGGAATGCTGTGGGTGGGTGCTTTAGTCGTGGAGGCGCCCGAAAGGGTGCTTTGACGAGGAGGAGGGAATGAAGTGACCTTTATGCCCCTATCAGCCACCTGTAGAAGACGTAGTAGCCACCCTCCTCCGCCTCCCGCCGCGCGCTCCCTTCCAAATCTGACGAGTATCTCGCGACCCCGCCTCCGTCACCGCCGTCGTACCGGTGGCTCCACTGCCCAGAGAAACGGAACGAGGAGAAGGAGGTCGAGGCCGAGGACGCGAGCCGGTCCACGTACGCCCGCAGCCATCCCCTCCCTCCTACCCCCgtcgcctccgccgccgctggAGCCGGCCCCGCTACGATAGCGGAGGAGGCAGGCTCGGCCGCCGCTTCCCGTTTCTCCTCCTTCTCCGCCCGTCTTCGGATCCGCGCCACTATTGCCTCCACCTCCTCGTCCACCACGTACTCGAACGACGACCCTATGGAGTACGTCCTCAGGTGCTGCGGAGGGTTCACGGCTGGCTCCGCTTCCGTTGGGGTCCGCCGGCTCACGCTGCCCATCTCGACGCGGAAGCTGCCGGACCGGGAGGGGTTCCCGTAAGAGGCGATGGTAAGAAGCGACGCCGGTGGCGGGGGTGGGAGAGGCGGGGCGGGGAGGGCGATGGAGGAACGGCAGAGAGGGCAAGAAGGGGTGGAGCGGAGCCATGGGTCGACGCACCGGGAGTGAAAGGCGTGGCGGCAGGCCGGGAGGAGACGGAGCTCGTCGTGTGGGCGGAAGGGGTAGAGGCAGACGGCGCAGTCCGGCGAAGACTTGGGGAGGACGGCTAGCGAGGAGGCCAGAGAGAACAGCGGGAGGGAGTCAATGAGCGCCTCCTTGTCTTGGTCGGAGAGGCCGAAGTCGGAGGccacggcagcggcagcagcggacGATGACGGGGAAGAGAAATCAGAGTGGCGGAGCTGgaagagcggcggcagcggcggcgcagcagcgacggAGGACGAGCGACGGCGCGAGGATAGGaaacggaggaggaggtggatggAGGCGGACGCGACGAAGACGAAGGCGACGATGGCGGAGATGATGAAGAGGCTGGGACTGAGGGATATAGCGGCGGAGTTGGTGGCGCCGCCAGAGGCCTCCGCTGTGGGAGGCAAGTTCTTAAGGGGTCGCAGCGAAGGCGGAGCTGCCATCTTGGTGAAGGCGAAGGAGATGTAGGCTGTGTGGCCGTGCATATATAGTGGAGTCCGGCTTTGCACTCGACTTTCCTTCTCTCTGCTCTCTGTACACATGTATTTACACATTTTAAAGTTTAAAGTATTTCTAATCTCCTCGTAAAAATgtagaataatatatatataatataaaatggaatcacaaatcgaagaagaaggaaaaatacGTGCATGCATTGTTTGACCGATATAACACCAAATCACATTGGATTCGGTTAAGTAGCAGTGAAGCATCATACTTTGAATCTTCGAAGGAGTACAAAGCGTGATATAAATTGCCGGGGAACAGTGAACACTGCCTCCAGATGAAGCCACCGCAGTACATTATTCCCATCAGTTCTCTTCCCGGCCGAGGTAATCTTCTGGTACCGACTCTCCATGGGTGTGCCGTGTGCTTGTGAATGTTCCGCCGTTGATTAGTGTTGTTGATTGACGAGTAAGACCATCAAACAGAGGCCAACTTTAGTTCTGAAGAGCCCTAAGCAATCGATTGGCTGCCCCACCTGTGGGTTTACGCTTTAGATCACACACAAGGTGGGGAGAGGAGCAGCGGATGAATGATACATGTCGAGTCCGTACCGTGTCTTTGTCGGTGACCAAAACAAAGCGCAGCACTGCATCATCAACAACACTACTACTACTGGGgagtctttctaaaaagtggcgaAGAATGCTGGGTTGATTGCAGATGATTCAACTATGCCCATCTGTTCTTCCGCTCATCTTCTGCTAGCTGTGCCTCCTGAGAAGGCTTTGATCTCTGTAGCAGTCAGGTTTAAGTTCTCACAGGGAGGATAAGAACAGCCGTCGTGCAGCAAAGTCTCCGCCCCACAAAAAAAGAAATGATGCAACTAAAGCGAGGGTTGATTTGGTCAAGGGAATCATGGTTTGATTTAGCCTTTATTACCGAGAGGAAAGCAAAAGCTTCTCCTCCTCGAAAGCAAGTGAACGTATTGTCCATTGGCAGACCGACTATTCCTTCCTTGTTTAGTGTTAGCTGATCCTCCCTCCAACCgaggaaagagaaggatcaaaacaTCTGCAAGAAATTAACCTCGGTTGCACTACTACTGGCCTGCGGTGTCTGTGATGGGAAGGAAGAGGCCAATGGCTTCACTGTGGCAATTTCCAACAAAGCAAATAGTTCTCCTCAGCTTTTCAGTGGTTTTGCCCTTCCTTTTTCTATCTGCTCGACCACTGCAAGTTTCAGAGATCCCTTGGAGTTTCTACACAGCTTGTTTCACATCTTCTTGTCCCACAAGATTATGATCCTTACTCAACTGCACTTCAAAGCTCTTTAGTCATCGCAAAGACGAGCAGTCTAGATAAGCGTTTGGCGCTGTGATGGCAGTTGTCTGTATCTTCCTGATCTTTTATTCGATTGGACATTGTTCGAGTCAATTACATGTGCCATTGAATTATCTCAATGGGCTTTGAAACTTATGAttgataaaatgataaataataagGACTACAGTGATGACAATTATTGTTCACTTgtgttcaaacacttgaggacaaatatgtgtcatgtcatctcCGAGTCAAATGAGAATGAATACTGTGAAATGGTTAATCAATTAGATTAATATggcattttgatatatatatatatatatatatatagagagagagagagagagagagagagagagagagagagagagagagtttcatCTAAAACTCCATCATTTTTGTTTTGAGATTGTGATAAGTATGATAGCTAAATAGTGAGTATTGTAGCAATATGGGGGGTCATGTTGAGACTCATATTTTAGTGAATTTGATGTGTGCTCTACTTTAAGACTCCTATCATAGGAAATCTCATAGATCACATAAAAGCATAAACAATTGGTGTATACACCAACAGTATGTGTCATCATTGTCACTTGATTTATAGACCCCCCAACCCCACTATCTAAATACTATGCTACCTCAAACCTTTGTTCTATTTGGAATGGTCCCTTATGCATATATCAACACCTAAACTATGGAAATATAATGTCAGAAGCTAAGATGAATCTCATCATTAACCAATGAACCTTTTGcaaggaaaaatatatatatacatatgcatattacAACATTTACTTATTTGTTGTTGTTAGTGTGGATTTGACTCCTTAAGTTGTTCTTATTCTTCATCTATTCTGCACCACAATGTTTAGTGAGGTCTGCGGGGCTTCACAAGCCCTCGTTGCTCTCAATAAAAATTGCCATGATGATGTGGTTGCAAGTGGCTATCTTGCTTTGGATTTCTTTCTCTGCATTAATTGTGCTCCAGTGGTAGGTCTCATCATTAAGGAACAACAAAATTGCACATAATAAGATATTATAGCTTTCCCAAATAATTGCTTCTGTCTCTACTTTTTATAGTTGCAGAAGAGTCAAAAGTCCAAGTCTACTTACTAGAATAATGTTAAATACTTGTTTTCTGGTTTATGTAGAGGCCAGACTTTGGTGGATTATATATTGCTCATTTATAGGTGAGAGACATGAAGCAAGGTATCACAGATAGATCTTTGAGAGTGTATGTGATAAGCATTCCTGTAGATGCTGCTATTCCTCATCAATTTGGTGCTAAATTTGTACGTATATACTTTTCTTGGACCAGAATGATTCACAAATCTAATTACAAATGGCAGACTTAAGTCAACAGGCTGCATTATTAGTCTGCCTCCCATCACCTGATTGAATGGATCATTTTCTACATCATTTACTAAATCGagtgaagagagaaagagagaaaagaaacaaTGTCGTTTTGAGTAATATTCTCGAGTGGAATAATAGGCTAGTATGGCATAAAAGTAGTGTGCGATCATGTGAATCATACAACTTCAAGAACTTGAGAGATGGTTCTATCAATTCCTCCATCTCAGTTTAAGTGCCGTGCATGTCAGAAACCATATGATGATACCATCTGCACTGCACTAAGTGGAGACCAACACGAGCAGCAGCCACTGCCAAAAGCTTGGgaacgcagcagcagcagcagcagccgacCCCATCGAGAGGTGTCGACACGGCGTTCCCGTCGGGGATTCCTCGGGTTCCAATCCCCAACAGGATAGGGAACAAAGAATTAACTGGACGCTGTGGTGACCCGACACAGTTACCATGCATTCGTCACAGTATAAGAAGAATACCGTCGCTTGCTACAAGACATTGCGATGGCAGGTCGCGCCGATGCTGTTGTTGGAACGTGTGGTCTTCACATCGtcttctctctcacacacacacaagtTTGGTTGGGACTCGAAGTATATCTCTTAGTttgaatttttcttttatttttttattataat includes:
- the LOC103985860 gene encoding pectinesterase inhibitor-like — protein: MRPYDVSCGLLLILFLALSSLSSATETMEKACNLTIDYHFCMKSLKADPRSRSADLRGLGAIAIDLSIAHANATTSKLETLHANASNPYTKNKLEACLILYRNALPPLQLAAEFLASKHFGVAKAMMEAPVFAPGSCEGLLGHVLATENDSVFNLMLMARRFAEALA
- the LOC135611785 gene encoding E3 ubiquitin-protein ligase ATL4-like is translated as MCTESREKESRVQSRTPLYMHGHTAYISFAFTKMAAPPSLRPLKNLPPTAEASGGATNSAAISLSPSLFIISAIVAFVFVASASIHLLLRFLSSRRRSSSVAAAPPLPPLFQLRHSDFSSPSSSAAAAAVASDFGLSDQDKEALIDSLPLFSLASSLAVLPKSSPDCAVCLYPFRPHDELRLLPACRHAFHSRCVDPWLRSTPSCPLCRSSIALPAPPLPPPPPASLLTIASYGNPSRSGSFRVEMGSVSRRTPTEAEPAVNPPQHLRTYSIGSSFEYVVDEEVEAIVARIRRRAEKEEKREAAAEPASSAIVAGPAPAAAEATGVGGRGWLRAYVDRLASSASTSFSSFRFSGQWSHRYDGGDGGGVARYSSDLEGSARREAEEGGYYVFYRWLIGA
- the LOC103985984 gene encoding putative invertase inhibitor, translating into MRPSVFLSLLLLLLLLLPFIRAISSSPIEDVCEYVQDSYVDKGYCIRTLKSDLRSSKADAKGLGVIAAELTIAKATVIRSHIKELLKNASNSYDRRRAQAALLIFSNVIPSLRWSADSIASKFYASAGAVLFVALDAASACVGVVELGDAADDYVNLTLLAQAITLHLR